One Synergistaceae bacterium genomic region harbors:
- a CDS encoding ABC transporter substrate-binding protein: MMKRAQIPLIGKTVLFVFALAAVLCAFSAPVQAAPVKFVVADAQTTHHLNLYVAKELGIFEKYGLDVVIENVTDNAAARDLVVSGGADIFWSCPTVAIAAIANGAPIKTIAQVKRPCTSVLLVEPDSPIKTFADLKDREIAGISPTCEAVISLTVKANEAGGAFNLQKLAGGPAIAALKAKSVDGAILEEPHVSIAELQGYKVVFPDVSAKIPCRTINVSDRVLAANTEALRAFVRAVDEADKIILANPVAGNIVDIAVRYTGAPKEAIIHGNNRLKFTNILDTAGLKLLGDELVQLGNIKENPGEKLFAEAFRGVTWW; the protein is encoded by the coding sequence ATGATGAAAAGAGCACAGATACCTCTTATCGGGAAAACGGTTCTGTTTGTTTTTGCATTGGCCGCGGTGCTTTGCGCGTTTTCCGCGCCCGTTCAGGCCGCGCCTGTCAAATTCGTGGTGGCCGACGCGCAGACGACCCATCATCTCAACCTGTACGTGGCCAAAGAACTGGGTATTTTCGAGAAATACGGACTGGACGTGGTCATCGAGAACGTGACGGACAACGCCGCCGCACGGGATCTGGTGGTTTCCGGCGGAGCCGACATCTTCTGGTCCTGCCCCACCGTGGCCATCGCGGCCATAGCCAACGGAGCCCCCATCAAAACCATCGCCCAGGTCAAACGGCCCTGCACGTCGGTGCTGCTGGTGGAGCCAGACTCTCCCATCAAAACCTTCGCGGACCTGAAAGACAGGGAAATCGCCGGAATCTCTCCCACCTGCGAGGCAGTCATCTCCCTGACGGTGAAAGCCAATGAGGCCGGAGGGGCGTTCAACCTGCAAAAACTGGCAGGCGGTCCGGCCATCGCGGCGCTGAAAGCGAAAAGCGTGGATGGCGCGATACTGGAAGAACCCCACGTCAGCATCGCGGAGCTGCAGGGGTACAAAGTAGTGTTCCCGGATGTTTCCGCCAAAATTCCGTGCCGCACCATCAACGTCAGCGACAGGGTTCTGGCCGCCAATACCGAAGCACTCAGGGCTTTTGTAAGGGCCGTGGACGAGGCGGACAAAATCATCCTCGCAAACCCCGTCGCGGGCAACATCGTGGACATCGCCGTGCGCTACACCGGCGCGCCCAAAGAAGCCATCATTCACGGCAACAACCGCCTGAAGTTCACGAACATTCTGGACACAGCTGGGCTCAAACTTCTGGGCGACGAACTGGTACAACTGGGAAACATCAAAGAAAATCCCGGAGAGAAGCTGTTCGCCGAGGCTTTCAGGGGCGTCACCTGGTGGTGA
- the tpx gene encoding thiol peroxidase produces the protein MERRVTMGGNPMTLEGNELKVGDKAPDFTLLDAKLTPKTLKDFEGKIKVISVTPSLDTPVCDLQIHWFNEDAAKEPGDVVVLNVSMDLPFAIGRFCATKDIEKAVALSDHREASFGRGYGVLMKELRLLARSIFIIDKQNIVRYVQIVSEQTNAPAYEEAIKALKTLL, from the coding sequence ATGGAACGCAGGGTAACGATGGGCGGTAATCCGATGACGCTGGAGGGCAATGAGCTGAAGGTGGGGGATAAGGCCCCCGATTTTACGCTTTTGGACGCGAAGCTGACGCCCAAAACGCTGAAGGATTTCGAAGGAAAAATCAAAGTCATCTCCGTGACGCCTTCACTGGACACGCCGGTCTGTGATCTGCAGATTCACTGGTTCAATGAGGACGCGGCCAAAGAACCGGGCGACGTGGTCGTTTTAAACGTCAGCATGGACCTTCCTTTTGCAATTGGACGCTTCTGCGCGACAAAGGACATTGAGAAGGCCGTGGCGCTGTCGGATCACAGGGAGGCCTCCTTCGGGCGGGGATACGGCGTCCTGATGAAAGAGCTGCGCCTGCTGGCGCGGTCCATCTTCATCATCGACAAACAAAACATCGTCCGTTACGTTCAGATTGTCTCCGAACAAACGAACGCTCCGGCCTACGAAGAGGCTATCAAGGCGCTGAAAACACTGCTTTAA
- a CDS encoding ABC transporter ATP-binding protein produces MIEARGLTKFFSIVNEDRTADGVTALLSVSLKIPDGAIVSILGPSGSGKSTFLELLAGLQAPTEGEVYIDGVRVLEPLPATRKEMEDYRRKYQFLSPLANGLFRDRPKHDIAMIFQDYAVFPWMTALQNVTFPLKLRGLPKEGREEHAIAFLKKVGLGDSLSKYPSQLSGGMRQRLALARALAVEPKIILMDEPFAAVDTITRERLQDDLLRLWRDTGITIVLVTHDTDEALYLSDEIVIFSPQPGSVRNTFTVDAPRPRRRSDSQALKRRIDALFKYDIDHESEYSI; encoded by the coding sequence ATGATCGAAGCCCGGGGACTCACCAAATTTTTCTCCATCGTCAACGAGGACCGCACGGCAGACGGGGTGACAGCCCTGCTTTCCGTGTCGCTTAAGATACCCGATGGGGCCATCGTCAGCATTTTAGGCCCGTCGGGCAGCGGAAAATCCACTTTTCTGGAACTCCTTGCGGGCCTGCAGGCTCCAACGGAAGGAGAGGTGTACATCGACGGCGTGAGGGTGCTGGAACCTCTACCGGCCACCCGTAAGGAGATGGAGGATTATCGGCGCAAATATCAGTTTTTGTCTCCTTTGGCCAACGGTTTGTTCCGAGACAGGCCGAAACACGACATCGCCATGATATTTCAGGATTACGCCGTTTTTCCCTGGATGACCGCGCTGCAAAACGTGACGTTTCCGCTGAAGCTGCGCGGTCTGCCGAAGGAGGGGAGAGAGGAACACGCCATCGCCTTTTTGAAGAAAGTGGGGCTGGGGGACTCGCTCTCCAAATATCCCTCCCAGCTCTCGGGCGGGATGAGGCAGCGTCTGGCTCTGGCCCGGGCCCTGGCGGTGGAGCCCAAAATCATCCTGATGGACGAGCCTTTCGCCGCGGTGGACACCATCACCCGGGAGCGTTTGCAGGATGACCTTCTGCGCCTGTGGCGGGATACGGGCATAACGATTGTACTCGTCACTCACGACACGGACGAGGCTCTCTACCTCTCCGACGAGATCGTGATCTTCTCCCCGCAGCCCGGCTCCGTGCGGAACACATTCACCGTCGACGCGCCCCGCCCGCGCCGGCGCAGCGATTCTCAGGCACTGAAGCGGCGCATCGACGCGCTGTTCAAATACGACATCGACCACGAAAGCGAGTATTCAATATGA
- a CDS encoding DNA-binding protein: MGVQVLNWENSVRISGKVHFLRGQSEGESGTGKYVQFAIRQEHASEDGTTRRDFLIVRVYDESLRKLLLAKQEDDEVIVEGTLRSSRGSGVNYVRCASIE, encoded by the coding sequence GTGGGTGTACAGGTGTTGAACTGGGAAAACAGCGTCAGAATATCGGGAAAGGTTCATTTCCTGAGGGGGCAGTCCGAAGGAGAAAGCGGAACGGGGAAATACGTCCAGTTTGCCATTCGGCAGGAACACGCGTCGGAAGACGGAACGACCCGTCGGGATTTTTTGATCGTGCGCGTGTACGACGAGTCTCTTCGTAAATTGCTGCTGGCAAAGCAGGAGGATGACGAAGTGATCGTCGAGGGAACGTTGCGTTCATCCCGCGGCAGCGGTGTCAACTACGTCCGTTGCGCCTCTATCGAGTAA
- a CDS encoding DNA-binding protein — MQMQNTVTVSGLLHHVRTDKKSDRYFPFSIRQETPWNDGSTRRDFLLSRAFLPEIQSQVKALPEGTPLKVRGVLQTSLGSGEMYIHVEEIHKIS; from the coding sequence ATGCAGATGCAAAACACGGTGACGGTTTCGGGACTTTTGCACCACGTCAGAACGGACAAGAAAAGCGACAGGTATTTTCCCTTTTCCATCAGACAGGAAACACCCTGGAACGACGGCTCCACACGCAGAGATTTCCTGCTTTCCAGAGCTTTTCTGCCGGAAATTCAAAGTCAGGTAAAAGCTCTCCCCGAGGGGACGCCTCTGAAAGTCCGAGGAGTGCTCCAGACCTCTCTCGGCAGTGGAGAAATGTACATACACGTGGAAGAAATCCACAAAATCTCCTGA
- the cysK gene encoding cysteine synthase A, with amino-acid sequence MIDEKGGRRETQGFFRGRIYDNVTEAIGNTPLVRLAKIGAGLPGVILGKVESFNPLNSVKCRIGAAMLTAAERDGKLKPGGTVIEPTSGNTGIGLAFACSFRGYKLILTMPETMSIERRRLARMLGADLVLTPGSDGMDGAVKKARELTAQIRDSFMPLQFENPANPQAHRETTAEEIWRDTGGNVDVFVAGVGTGGTITGVGEVLKARRKDVRVVAVEPDASPVLSGGRPGPHRIQGIGAGFIPKVLNRSLLDEIVRVTNDDAFNTARDVAHKEGILVGISAGAAVWAALQLAAREENRGKNIVVILPDSGERYLSTPLSNAEE; translated from the coding sequence ATGATTGATGAAAAAGGCGGTAGACGGGAAACGCAGGGGTTTTTCCGTGGAAGAATCTACGACAACGTCACGGAGGCCATCGGGAACACGCCGCTGGTACGACTGGCAAAAATTGGAGCGGGGCTGCCCGGCGTTATTTTGGGCAAGGTGGAGTCCTTCAACCCCCTGAACAGCGTCAAATGCCGCATCGGCGCGGCCATGCTGACGGCGGCGGAGCGGGACGGGAAGCTGAAACCGGGAGGGACCGTCATTGAGCCCACCAGCGGCAACACGGGCATCGGGCTGGCGTTCGCCTGCTCCTTCCGCGGTTACAAACTGATACTGACCATGCCCGAAACCATGTCCATTGAGCGACGCAGACTGGCTCGGATGCTGGGTGCGGATTTGGTGCTGACCCCAGGCAGCGACGGCATGGACGGCGCGGTGAAGAAGGCGCGGGAACTCACCGCCCAGATCCGGGACAGCTTTATGCCCCTTCAGTTCGAGAACCCCGCCAACCCTCAGGCTCACCGGGAAACCACCGCCGAGGAAATCTGGCGCGACACGGGCGGCAACGTGGACGTGTTCGTGGCGGGAGTGGGGACGGGCGGCACCATCACGGGCGTGGGCGAGGTGCTGAAAGCCCGCAGAAAAGACGTGCGGGTCGTGGCGGTGGAGCCGGACGCGTCTCCCGTCCTCTCCGGCGGACGTCCGGGCCCTCATCGCATCCAGGGCATCGGAGCGGGTTTTATCCCTAAAGTGCTGAACCGTTCCCTGTTGGATGAAATCGTGCGGGTGACCAACGACGACGCGTTCAACACCGCCCGTGACGTGGCCCACAAAGAGGGTATTCTCGTGGGGATCTCCGCAGGGGCGGCGGTTTGGGCGGCCCTTCAGCTCGCCGCGCGGGAGGAAAACAGGGGAAAGAACATCGTCGTCATCCTGCCGGACTCCGGAGAACGCTATCTCTCCACCCCGCTGTCGAACGCGGAAGAGTGA
- a CDS encoding ABC transporter permease: protein MRRYETRGARLVLRELGYFLKNALGSIFSWEFLSVFVPLLVLWELLPRWGVVPKVLVPPLSTVAVTFWELLTRGRLLVHIACSLGKFFLGLGIAVLTAIPTGILMGWNLAIRKRLLPLFQLLSPVPPPAWVPITIIIFGIGLPMQTFLIFIGAFYPILFNTYQAVKDTEPRYLGSARVFGASELTLILHVYIWHAIGSIIMSVKTGVAMGLVMLVIAEMYGGRTGLGYLLVEAKEFFQIPVMVVCMVVLGVIGWFLIEVLKFLELKLSVWKVGR from the coding sequence GTGAGACGTTATGAAACCAGAGGGGCAAGGCTGGTTCTCCGGGAACTGGGGTATTTTCTCAAAAACGCCCTGGGCAGTATCTTTTCGTGGGAATTTCTCTCCGTTTTCGTGCCTCTCCTGGTTTTATGGGAGCTTCTGCCTCGCTGGGGCGTGGTCCCCAAAGTGTTGGTCCCGCCTCTCAGCACCGTCGCGGTTACGTTCTGGGAGCTGCTGACCAGGGGCAGGCTGCTGGTTCACATCGCCTGCAGTCTCGGCAAGTTCTTCCTCGGGCTGGGAATCGCCGTGCTGACGGCCATCCCCACAGGGATTCTCATGGGATGGAACCTGGCGATACGCAAACGGCTGCTTCCCCTGTTCCAGCTTTTGTCGCCCGTTCCCCCTCCGGCATGGGTTCCCATCACCATCATCATTTTCGGCATCGGCCTGCCCATGCAGACGTTTCTGATCTTTATCGGGGCGTTTTATCCCATTCTGTTCAACACGTATCAGGCCGTGAAGGACACGGAACCGCGCTACCTGGGCTCTGCCCGCGTGTTCGGCGCAAGCGAACTGACTTTGATTCTCCACGTGTATATATGGCACGCCATCGGCTCCATCATCATGAGCGTCAAGACGGGAGTCGCCATGGGCCTGGTGATGCTGGTCATCGCGGAGATGTACGGAGGCCGCACGGGGCTGGGCTACCTGTTGGTGGAGGCGAAGGAATTTTTCCAAATACCGGTGATGGTGGTCTGCATGGTGGTTCTGGGCGTCATCGGCTGGTTCCTGATCGAGGTCCTGAAATTTCTGGAACTCAAGCTCTCCGTGTGGAAAGTGGGCCGGTAA